The segment GGCCAGGAGGAACTGCTCGTTGGGTTCGAGCGCCCGGTTCTGGTCGAGCTGCTTGAGGGCGTCGATCGATTCCTGCCGGCGGCTGGGCCGCATCGAGAGGAGGATGGCCCGCATCTTCTGGTCGTCGAAGCTGTAGGGGTTCTCTTCGAGGTTGGTCCGGACGATTTCGAGGGCCTCGTCGACCTGGGCCAGGTCGCCGGATTGCAGGAGCATCATGCTCCGCATGCGGTTGGCCCAGGCGAGGTCGGCCTCGGTGGCCTTCAGCCCGGGATCTCGGACGCGTTCCAGCAGGGCGTTGGCCCGTTCGGAATCGCCATTCCGCACGGTGAACTCGATGACCGACCGCAAGGTGCCGAGGTCGTCGGGCCGCTTGCGGAGCGCCTCCTCGAAGGTCTTACGCGCCTCGTCGGTCTCGCCCAGGAGATCCTGGAGCCGGGCGAGGGTCAGCTCGCGCTGGTCGGCCGCGACGGCCTGAGGGGCCTCGGTGAGCATCGCCCGGACGCGGTCGTCCTGACCGCGCCGCAACTGGCATTCGGCGTACGAGAGCCATGCGGTCGGATCGGCCGGGCTGAGTTCGAGGGCCCGGCGGAGGACCGGCTCGGCGTCGTCGTAGCGACCGGAATAGACCATCATGCGGCCGACGAACAGGTGATCGGCGGCGTTGGTGGAATCCTCCGGGAGGATGCGACGGGCCAGGGCGATTCCCCGGTCCACCTCGCCGCGCCGCAGGGCGTTCATGGCCTCGATGAGCGTCAGGTCGGCCAGGCCGGCGTTGCGGCGTTCGAGGATCCCGGCAACGCGATCGATCGTGTCGAACTGCTGCTGCTGGTAGAGCAGGCCGACGAGCCGGCGGGCCAGGGTCGGCTGATTGGCGCCGCGCTCGATGGCGAGCAGGTAGTTCTGGGTGGCCGCGTCGATCTGGCCTTCGCGTTCGGCGATCTGGGCGGTGATGGCGTAGCTGCCCCACCACTCGGGAGACCGGACGTTGATCTCGCGGGCCCGGTCGCGGGCGGTCCGGAGGGCGTTGGCATCGCCCCGGGAGGCGAGGTCGAGCATCAGGATCGCCTCGGCGTAGCGCCAGAGGAGGCCGTCGGGACCTTCGATCCGACGCATGGCGTCGACGTGATCGCGGACCTCGTCCGGCTCGGCGGCGGCCAGGGCGAGGTCGATCAGGACCATCCGGAGGCGGATGTTGTCGGGCTGGGCCTCGGCAAGCTGTTTCCAGAGGGACCGCGATTGTTCGACCTCGCCCAATCGCAGGAACGCCACGGCGAGGGCTTCGAGCAAGGCGGGTTGATCCTCGGCGGGACGATCGGGAACCCGTGCGGCGAATTGCGTCAGGAAGGCCTTGGCCTCGTCACCGCCCTGGCGAGTCCAGTTGGCAATCCGTTCGAGGTCGATCGAGCGGGCGGCGCCGTGCTGCGCTTCGGCCTGGTCGAGCAGCTTGAGGGCAGTGCCAGAGTTCCCCTGGCGTTCCGCCATCCGAGCCTGAGCGATGGGAACGCGCCAGTCGTCGGGATCGCGCCGGACGAGGCTGGCCAGGACCTCCTGAGCCCTGGTCACCTGATCCTGAGCGAGCAGCAGGTCGACGCGCAGAAGGTCGACATCGGTCTTCGACTCGGGAAGGACGCGTTCAGCCAGCGCGAGCCGTTCTTCGGCTTCGCGCCAGTTCCGCTCGGCCGGAGCCTTTTGCAGGTTCTGCTGGATCAAGAGGCGGACGAGGTCGAGCTGCGATTCGGGCCGTTCCTCCAGGAGCATGAGGTGGAGCAGGAAGGCCGCTTCGGGATTGCCGTCGTTCTCGAGCCGACGGGCCAGTTCCAGACGAGCGACCGGGGCCGTTGTGCCCCGTTCGGCGGCCTGCCGGAGGGCAGCGACCTGCTGGTCGTCGGCCCCGAGGCGGCCGTGACACTCGGCCAGCATCAGGTCGAGTCGCCCGACCAGGTCCGGGAGTCCTGCGAGGAGCCGCCGGGCGGTATTGATCTGCCGGATCGCCCTGGCCCACTGCTGGTCATGGAACAGCACACGCGCTTCGAGATAGCGGGTGAATCCCTCGGCCATGCCTCGTTTTTTGAGATCGAGGATCATGGCATTGAGTTCGTCGTCGGAGGGGGATTCCGCCCCAGCAGGATCCTGATCCTGGACGCGCTGGCTGATCAGGGCATCGACGAGGAAGAAGCGGATTTCGAGATCGTCGGGGAGGGACTCGACCCCTTGTTCCAGAATTGCCACGGCCTGTTCGGGCTTCTGGTCCTGGGTTTCCAGTGACGCAGCGGCGAGGTAGAGGTCCGGTTGATCCGGGTTGGTCTCGATCGCATGCCGCAGGTGAGACCGAGCGGTGTTGCGGTCCTCATTGCGTTCGGCCAGCAGGGCTGCGGCGAGCAGAACCTCGTCGTCGTCGGGTGCGGCCTGGAGGGCAAAGGTGACATCCTCAGGGTCCGAATCCAGCTCATACTGCTCCTGATATTGCCAGCGGAGCAGGCGAGCACGGGCCGACTCGGGGTTCGCCTCGACCATCTGCGCGATCACCGCGTCGGCATCGGCCGGTCGCTCCAGGCGATCCCGCAGGACTCTTGCCAGTTCCAGACTCGCGTCAACGGTACCCGGATCATGTTCTAATGCCTTGCGGAACCAGGTTTCCGCCTCACGGAAGCGGGCGAGGCCAACCTCGCAACGACCGAGCTGGGCTTCCAGTTCCGCGGCGGTGCTCTGCTGATCGGGATCGTCGGGATTCACCGCCTCGTACAGCAGATTGAGATGGCGCCGGGCCTCCTCGAAGTTGCCCATCTCCAGGGCGAGGTCGACGCATCGGCGGCGGAGTTCCTCGTCGTCGGGTACGAATCGCAGGGCCTGTTCCAGGACCTGGAAGACCTGTCGCGAGTTGGTCTGCTCGGCATCGCGGCGGTCGACGATCCGGGCATAGAGCGCCCAGGCCTCAGGATCGTCGCGCTCGAATTGAAGGAAGCGCTCGAGGTGTTCGACGGCGAGGTCCAGATCCCCTGCGGACTCCGCGTTCCGGGCATAGTCGAGCAGCCCGCTCGCCTGGCTTTGCACCTGGCGGCCGTGGATGAGGT is part of the Tautonia marina genome and harbors:
- a CDS encoding tetratricopeptide repeat protein, which translates into the protein MRRFNWIFFLVLLTIAVVTGLGVYLIHGRQVQSQASGLLDYARNAESAGDLDLAVEHLERFLQFERDDPEAWALYARIVDRRDAEQTNSRQVFQVLEQALRFVPDDEELRRRCVDLALEMGNFEEARRHLNLLYEAVNPDDPDQQSTAAELEAQLGRCEVGLARFREAETWFRKALEHDPGTVDASLELARVLRDRLERPADADAVIAQMVEANPESARARLLRWQYQEQYELDSDPEDVTFALQAAPDDDEVLLAAALLAERNEDRNTARSHLRHAIETNPDQPDLYLAAASLETQDQKPEQAVAILEQGVESLPDDLEIRFFLVDALISQRVQDQDPAGAESPSDDELNAMILDLKKRGMAEGFTRYLEARVLFHDQQWARAIRQINTARRLLAGLPDLVGRLDLMLAECHGRLGADDQQVAALRQAAERGTTAPVARLELARRLENDGNPEAAFLLHLMLLEERPESQLDLVRLLIQQNLQKAPAERNWREAEERLALAERVLPESKTDVDLLRVDLLLAQDQVTRAQEVLASLVRRDPDDWRVPIAQARMAERQGNSGTALKLLDQAEAQHGAARSIDLERIANWTRQGGDEAKAFLTQFAARVPDRPAEDQPALLEALAVAFLRLGEVEQSRSLWKQLAEAQPDNIRLRMVLIDLALAAAEPDEVRDHVDAMRRIEGPDGLLWRYAEAILMLDLASRGDANALRTARDRAREINVRSPEWWGSYAITAQIAEREGQIDAATQNYLLAIERGANQPTLARRLVGLLYQQQQFDTIDRVAGILERRNAGLADLTLIEAMNALRRGEVDRGIALARRILPEDSTNAADHLFVGRMMVYSGRYDDAEPVLRRALELSPADPTAWLSYAECQLRRGQDDRVRAMLTEAPQAVAADQRELTLARLQDLLGETDEARKTFEEALRKRPDDLGTLRSVIEFTVRNGDSERANALLERVRDPGLKATEADLAWANRMRSMMLLQSGDLAQVDEALEIVRTNLEENPYSFDDQKMRAILLSMRPSRRQESIDALKQLDQNRALEPNEQFLLAMLHGAGGDWQASRSVLTRIVDNPVSRDPRPLIFFISLLLDQGDLDEAGRRIPQLHTLLGETLQVVALDARLLKERGNDPDAAALIERYAESHPDEIGSIANLFDQLDFPEQAEAAYQAFIDQDPEEKTRRLALVAFLAQQGRTNEALSLCDTLRADVPPEALAELAVSALALNPEAADAHYEQVERWLLDALTVDPDSGPLLVQLAVLRTLQENYPEAESRYRDALRRDPNNLQALNNLAWLIGFRDPSGSEALALIEQAIERAGSVPALLDTRAVLRLLKGQVELALEDLRIALANAPDIPQLSFHLAWAQQTAGNLEEAREAFEMAKQQGLKQETVDSLERGAYHRLENDLSK